Part of the Rothia mucilaginosa genome, TGCGCCTCCTCCTCGCGAATACGAGCTTTCTCCTGACGGATACGCTCCTTCTCCTGCTCACGAGTCATACGAGCCAACTCGCGCTGCTGATCCGGCGCAAAACCCAACCAGCGGCGCAACGTGCTCTCCGGACCAAACATCAGCGCAAACGGGTTATGTTCCTTCATCAGGTGGCCACCGGCAGCCGCACGAGCTGCCTCCTCCTGATTCAGCACAATCTGCAACGGCGTACGACGCTGCCAATCAGCATTCGCACGACGAACCTCACGCACGCTCTGAGTCTCAATATTCGACGGTGCCGTCGCGCCACGCAACGGAGTCTGCCGCGCAAACGCCAACAACAAACCCGCCGCAAACAACGATGACAACAGCGACGAACCACCATAGGAGACGAACGGCAGAGGCACACCAATCACCGGCAAAATACGGGACACCATGCCCATATTGATAATCGCCTGAGAGCTCAACCAAATCATGATGCCGCCCGTAGCCAAACGCACCAGCGGGTCAGTAGTGCGCAGCATAATACGCACCGCACAATACACCAGGCCCGCATACAGCAGCAGAACCGCCAGCGTACCCAGCAGGCCCAGCTCCTCACCAATAATGGCGAAAATATAGTCGTTATGCGCCTCAGCCAAGTAGTTGTACTTCTGACGCGACTGGCCCAGGCCAACACCCAAGAAGCCGCCGGTCGCCAGCGCCACCTCACCAGAATTCGCCTGGTCACAGTTAGCGTTCGTGCACGAACCCCAAACACCGAAAATACGAGCCACACGGTTCGCGCTACTGAGAACGCCCACCAGCGCCAGCGCCGCAAACGCGCCGCCAATCTTCAGCAGCGAGCTACGAGAAGCACCCGCCAGCCACATCATGCCCACAAAGATGAAGCCGTACACCATGGCGGTACCCATATCGCCGCCGAGCATAATCAGCAGCACCAGGGCACCCACACCATAAATCGAGGGGAACAGAGTACGCCAAATATTGCGAGAAATATCGCCGTGGCGACTGTACACCCACGCCAGCCACATAATAATCGCCAGCTTCGAAAACTCCGACGGCTGAATCTGCACGCCGCCGGGGAATTTCAGCCAGTTACGGTTACCGTTCACCTCAACGCCAACGACCACCACGGCAAGCTGCATGACCAACGCGGCAATCAGCATCGCGTTCACCACAAACTTCTTGTGGTAAACCCCCACCGGGATACGCGTAATACCCGCCATCGCAATCACGCCAAGCACCAAGAACATGACCTGCGACGAAACCTGCGAGAACGGCGACTGGCCCTGAGAAATCATGGTGACACTCGAGGCCGACAGCACCATAATGCAGCCAAAAATAGCCAGACCCAAGGTGGTGACCAGTAGCATCACCGGCACATCCCACAGGTCGGCCTTCAAACCACGACGGTACAGCCTATCGGCACGAGTACGGAACGGCGCAGAGAAATCCTCCCAACCGGCTCGCAAAGACGCCCAACGACCACTCGCGGTCGAACGCGCCGAAGAAGCCGAACGCTCCGAAGATGCGCTGGTACTCACATGCCCTCCTATAGGCCTCAACTGCCACGGATTCGTCGTGGCGACTACACGAAAAAGGTTCAGGGGTGGGACACCATTACACCATCCCACCCCCGAGAAGAACCCGCAGAAAGCACCCCGGTCACCCGAGACGCCCCCTGCAGGCAACGTCCTAAGAGTCTGCCAGCTGGGCGGCAACAGCATTCGCAAACGCATCACCGCGCACCGCATAATTCTTGAACTGGTCCATTGACGCAGACGCGGGAGCCATCAGCACAGTATCACCCGGATGCGCCAGCTCAGCAGCCTTCGCAACGGCCGCGTTCATCACGGCAATGCCGTCCGAAGAATCAGCCACAGCGGCGGTCATATTGTAGGTCGGAACCTGCGGAGCGTGGTTAGCCAACGCCGACTTCAACGCCGCAGTATCAGTACCGATAATCAGCACAGCCTTCAGGCGCTGAGCATGAGCAGCAATCAGCTCATCGTACTCAACGCCCTTCGACAGACCACCGGCAATCCACACCAGCGAGGGGTAACCGCTCATTGATGCATTCGCGGCGTGAGGATTCGTAGCCTTCGAATCGTTCACCCACATGATGTCGTTCGCGTAGCCCACCAGCTGGTTACGGTGCGCACCGGTCTTGAAGGAACGCAGACCAGCGCCCACAGCCTTCGGGTCAATATCAGCCGCACGGCACAGCGCTGCAGCCGCCAGAGCGTTCTCCACGGTGTGCTTCGCGGGCATCTTACCGGGTGCCGGAGCCAAATCCTCCAGAACCGCCAGCTCGTACGCCTCGTTGTAACGGTTCTTCAAGAAGGCGCGGTCCACCATGATGTCCTCAGCCAGGCCGAGCATAGACACGGCGGGCATCTCAGTGGAGCTAAAACCAATCGCGCGAGCGCCCTCAATGACGTCCGCGTTCTCGACCATGCGCAGGGTGTCTACGTGGTCGGTGTTGAAGATGCAAGCAACCTGAGTGTGCTCGTACACGCGAGCCTTATCAGCCTTGTAGCCGTCGAAGGAGCCGTGCCAGTCCACGTGATCCTCAGCGATGTTCAGAACCACCGAAGCGTACGGGGACATCGAGTAGGTCCAGTGCAGCTGGAAGCTGGACAGCTCCACCGCGAAGAACTCATAGGGCTCATCGTCGGCAATGGCGTACACGATGGGCATACCCACGTTACCCACCTGAATAGACTTCTTACCGGCAGCCTTCAGAATAGAATCCACCATGCCCACGGTGGTGGTCTTACCGTTCGTACCGGTCAGGCACAGCCACTTGGGAGTCGGGCGGTCGCTGCGCTCATTCAGGCGCCACGCCAGCTCCACATCGCCCCAAATCTGGATGCGACGCTCATACGCGTCCAGCATGACCGGGTGGTCGGGACGCAGGCCCGGGGAGGTTACCACAAGCTCGGGTTCCTGACCATCCACCGGGGGCAGTGCGCGCATGTGCTCGGGACCGAACAGGCCCTCAACATTACCGTAGGCGTTCTTGTAAATCTCGATGCGCTCACGCTTCTCCGGGGTATCAGCCCCGTCGATGACAACGATATGTGCACCCAGCTGGGCGAGCACATCGGTCACGGCGTCGCCGCTGGTACCCATGCCCACCACGGCCACTCGCAGGTTAGCCCAGGGGGCACCCCAGTGAGTCAGCTCCGCGAGGCGCTCGTTCTCATACACCGGGTTCACCGCAATAGCGGCGGCGTTCGCTTCAATGCGAGCGGCATCCGGCTGTTCATTAGTTGACATTAGTGAATCACTCCAGAAGTCTGCGAGAACCAGTCACCGAAGAACAGCGCCAGGGCAACGAGCACGCAGAGGGCGTTAACAACCCAGAGGCGGAACACGGAGTTCACTTCGCCGCTGCTGACGGTACCGGGGGCAATGCCTCGCTTATCAATTGAGTATTTGCCGTTGACGCCGACCTTCTCCATGTGGTGGTGGAAGGGGGTCATACGGAAGTAACGGTGCGCGTGCAGGGGCTTCTCCCCCGCTGCGACCGAACGCTTACGGCTGGTCTTGAACACGAACTTCTGCACGATCACAGAGAACACTTCCAGCACGGGAATCAGGGCGATGACCAGCAGGAGCAGCTCGGTGCGGGTGAACAGTGCGAAAGCAACCATTGCGCCACCAAGTGCCAGGGAGCCGGAGTCGCCCATAAAAATCTGCGCCTTCGACACGTTCCACCAGAGGAAGCCAGCCAGCGAACCCACCAGGGAGGCGGCAATCAGCGCCAGCGAACCGGGGTCGCGCACATCGTAGCAGGCGGTGCCGGCACCAGCGGAGCAGGCGTGCACGTACTGCCAGATGCTGATGGTCAGGTAGCCGGAGAAGATGGTCATCATGATGCCGCCAGCCAGGCCGTCCAGACCATCGGTGAAGTTCACGGCGTTCGTGCCGGACAGGGAGATGAGGGTAATCCAACCAACCAGCAGGATGGAGCCGAAGACCGCGCCCGCCGCGAACAGGTCGATGGGCAGGTCACGCACGAACGAGATAGCGGTCGACGCCGGACGAGCACCCGACTCATTCGGGAACTGGAACGCCAGGTAGGCAAAGGGCAGGGTCACACCCAGCAGGCCGATGGTCTTCTGCTTCTCGGTCAGACCCTCGTTGCCCTTATTGCGGAACTTCATGATGTCGTCCGCCGCACCCACGCCGAGCATACCCAGGGTGAAGGCGATGGTCAGCCACGCGGTGGCGGTCGGCATCGGTGCGGTACCGAAGAACAGCGCGCTCACCGCCAGCGTCAAGAAGTAGGCGAGAATCGCCGCGGGGATGAAAATCAGACCCGCCATGGTGGGGGTGCCCGCCTTGTGCTGGTGGGCTGCCGGGCCTTCCTCACGGATGAGCTGGCCAAGCTTCAGGGACTTCATCTTCTTGATGAACACCGGCAGCGCGGTGAGGGAGATGAGGAATCCGAAGATTCCAGCAATCAGCACGGTAATCATAAAGCGCTACCCTTCGTTCGTGGTCTGTTCGGTCGAGGTACGGTCGCCGTTAGCGGCACCGTCCAGGTAAGCGGCAAGGTGGTCACTCAAATCGGTGGTTTCAACAAAATCACCGGCAGAAAGCCAGGTCGGTGCCTGCTCTTCCTCAGCGCCAAAGGTGTACTCGGCGAAAGCAACCTGGTCGCCCAGAATGCCCAGCTTCGCGCCGTTCGAGGACTTGAAGAGCACAATGTCGCCGGGGCGAACCTCGGCGCGCAGAATCTGCTCTGCCTCTTCCGGGGTCTTCACCCAGGTCGCCTCATTACCCCAGGAGCCTTCCAGGTGAGCCGCATTGTAGATGGGCTTCGTCTCGTCACCCACAGCAATCAGCTTGGAAATGTTCATGCGCACCACGAGGCGGCCGATGCGGTCGTGCTCCTCCACGGAGGCATCACCGAGCTCCAGCATGGCGCCCAGAACAGCCCAGGTGCGGTGCGGCTGACCGGTCGCCGGGTCAACGGTGCGGCCCAGCTGCGCCAGAGTGCGCAGTGCAGCCGCCATCGACTCGGGGTTCGCGTTGTAGGCGTCGTTAATGACAGTCACGCCGTCGGCGCGGTCGGTGCGGGCCATACGCCACTTCGAAGCTGCCGCCGCCTTGTTGAGCGCGCGAGCAATCTTCTCACCCGAAATACCGCTGTTGTAGGCGATCGTCGCCGCAGCCAGCAGGTTGTACACATGGTGCTCACCGATCAGCTGCGAGGAAATCTCGTACTCGCTACCGTCAGGCAGGCGCAGAGTGAATTCGGGGCAGCCGGCGTCGGTGGTGCGCAGGTTCAGCGCCGCAACGTAGCGTTCGTAGGGCTGACCGTTCGCGTCGGTCTTCTCGCCCACGCCAAAGTAGGTAATGGGCGCGACCGAACGCGACGCCATGCGCAATACGCGCTCATCGTCAGCGTTCAGAGCCAGGGAACCGGTCGGCTGAACGCCCTCAGCCAGCTCACCCTTAGTGCGCTCAATATTGTCCACACCGCCGAATTCGCCAGCGTGCGCGGTACCAACCTTCAGGATGGCACCGTGATCGGGGTGCGCAATATTCGCCAGGTACTCGATGTTACCCACGTGGTCCGCACCCATCTCAATCACCAGGTAGCGGGTGGACTCATCCGCGCGGAAAACGGTCAGGGGCACGCCCACCTCACTGTTGTAGGAGCCAACCGGGGCAACGGTCGGGCCCTCCGGGGTGAAAATGGCGGCAAGAAGGTCCTTGGTGGTGGTCTTACCGGCAGAACCGGTAATACCGATAACGGTCAGCTCACCCTGAGCGCGCATCTGCTCAATGGAGTAGCGCGCCAAATCGCCCATCGCCAGTACCACATCGGGCACCTGGATGCTCGGGTACGGCACGCCCTGCTCGTCGAGTACTTCACGCTCGACCAGTGCCAGGGTCGCGCCCTTCTCAAACGCCATGGGGATGAACCTGTGGCCGTCAGTGACCATGCCGGGCTTCGCCACGAACAGGGTACCGGTCTGCACCTCGCGGGAGTCGGTGGTGGCGAAGTCTGCGAACACCTGCTCCTCACGACCGTCCAAGCCGATAGCGGTGCCGCCGGTTGCCTCAATAATCTGAGCGGCGCTGAGCTTAATCATTCTTCACCATACCTTCAGCGGTCTTAGAGTCACTTTCGTCGAGCATGCGCTGGTAATCAGGCAGAATCTCGAAACCGTGCGCACGCAGGGCACGGGCGGTTTCAACGCGGTCATCCAGGGCGATATCCACGCCGTCAACATCCTGTTCGGTTTCGTGGCCGCGGCCAGCAATCAGGATGGCGTCATGCTCGCCCGCCAGGGCAATTGCCGCATCAATAGCGGCGGCACGCGGAGAAATATTCAGGATCTGGGTGGCTCGGCGGTTCTCAGCCTTCTGCGCGCCCTCCTCAACGGCGGCACGAATCGGCTCGGGCGCCTCACCGTGCGGATCGTCATCAGTCACAACCACAATATCTGCGTACTGTGCCGCAATCGCACCCATAATCGGGCGCTTGAGCTGGTCACGCTCACCGGTCGCGCCGAAAACAATCATGACCTTGCCGTCGCCGGGGCGGTCCATCGCCTCCAGGGCACGGGTCAGGCCGTCAGGGTTGTGGGCAAAGTCCACAATCGCGTGCGGAGCCAAAGAAATCAGCTGCATACGGCCCGGCACCACCGGAGTCAGAGCCGAACCGGACGCCAGCTCGGGCAGCAGGCGCTCACGCTCAGCAGAGTCAGTGTCCAGGTACGCCATGAGCGCCGCCAGCGCGG contains:
- a CDS encoding FtsW/RodA/SpoVE family cell cycle protein; the protein is MSTSASSERSASSARSTASGRWASLRAGWEDFSAPFRTRADRLYRRGLKADLWDVPVMLLVTTLGLAIFGCIMVLSASSVTMISQGQSPFSQVSSQVMFLVLGVIAMAGITRIPVGVYHKKFVVNAMLIAALVMQLAVVVVGVEVNGNRNWLKFPGGVQIQPSEFSKLAIIMWLAWVYSRHGDISRNIWRTLFPSIYGVGALVLLIMLGGDMGTAMVYGFIFVGMMWLAGASRSSLLKIGGAFAALALVGVLSSANRVARIFGVWGSCTNANCDQANSGEVALATGGFLGVGLGQSRQKYNYLAEAHNDYIFAIIGEELGLLGTLAVLLLYAGLVYCAVRIMLRTTDPLVRLATGGIMIWLSSQAIINMGMVSRILPVIGVPLPFVSYGGSSLLSSLFAAGLLLAFARQTPLRGATAPSNIETQSVREVRRANADWQRRTPLQIVLNQEEAARAAAGGHLMKEHNPFALMFGPESTLRRWLGFAPDQQRELARMTREQEKERIRQEKARIREEEAQVREEAARVKAEQKAAQKQKTEAQKQKTEAQKQKASQKPAPTKAAPKKASAQPRTGQQARVASGQPAQGRPAQKTTAQKQTAAKPAGQKPAAPKHAVQQHAAQPRTAQKPAAQKRVQQPRAAQPRSAQHRPSGSLPAGLQPLHPEDRQRRAQRQGNPRQGAQRQVTPRQGTQAKSTQAKGAQKNSAQQAQRPAQGAARNSAQRSTRKQG
- the murD gene encoding UDP-N-acetylmuramoyl-L-alanine--D-glutamate ligase; amino-acid sequence: MSTNEQPDAARIEANAAAIAVNPVYENERLAELTHWGAPWANLRVAVVGMGTSGDAVTDVLAQLGAHIVVIDGADTPEKRERIEIYKNAYGNVEGLFGPEHMRALPPVDGQEPELVVTSPGLRPDHPVMLDAYERRIQIWGDVELAWRLNERSDRPTPKWLCLTGTNGKTTTVGMVDSILKAAGKKSIQVGNVGMPIVYAIADDEPYEFFAVELSSFQLHWTYSMSPYASVVLNIAEDHVDWHGSFDGYKADKARVYEHTQVACIFNTDHVDTLRMVENADVIEGARAIGFSSTEMPAVSMLGLAEDIMVDRAFLKNRYNEAYELAVLEDLAPAPGKMPAKHTVENALAAAALCRAADIDPKAVGAGLRSFKTGAHRNQLVGYANDIMWVNDSKATNPHAANASMSGYPSLVWIAGGLSKGVEYDELIAAHAQRLKAVLIIGTDTAALKSALANHAPQVPTYNMTAAVADSSDGIAVMNAAVAKAAELAHPGDTVLMAPASASMDQFKNYAVRGDAFANAVAAQLADS
- the mraY gene encoding phospho-N-acetylmuramoyl-pentapeptide-transferase; amino-acid sequence: MITVLIAGIFGFLISLTALPVFIKKMKSLKLGQLIREEGPAAHQHKAGTPTMAGLIFIPAAILAYFLTLAVSALFFGTAPMPTATAWLTIAFTLGMLGVGAADDIMKFRNKGNEGLTEKQKTIGLLGVTLPFAYLAFQFPNESGARPASTAISFVRDLPIDLFAAGAVFGSILLVGWITLISLSGTNAVNFTDGLDGLAGGIMMTIFSGYLTISIWQYVHACSAGAGTACYDVRDPGSLALIAASLVGSLAGFLWWNVSKAQIFMGDSGSLALGGAMVAFALFTRTELLLLVIALIPVLEVFSVIVQKFVFKTSRKRSVAAGEKPLHAHRYFRMTPFHHHMEKVGVNGKYSIDKRGIAPGTVSSGEVNSVFRLWVVNALCVLVALALFFGDWFSQTSGVIH
- a CDS encoding UDP-N-acetylmuramoyl-tripeptide--D-alanyl-D-alanine ligase produces the protein MIKLSAAQIIEATGGTAIGLDGREEQVFADFATTDSREVQTGTLFVAKPGMVTDGHRFIPMAFEKGATLALVEREVLDEQGVPYPSIQVPDVVLAMGDLARYSIEQMRAQGELTVIGITGSAGKTTTKDLLAAIFTPEGPTVAPVGSYNSEVGVPLTVFRADESTRYLVIEMGADHVGNIEYLANIAHPDHGAILKVGTAHAGEFGGVDNIERTKGELAEGVQPTGSLALNADDERVLRMASRSVAPITYFGVGEKTDANGQPYERYVAALNLRTTDAGCPEFTLRLPDGSEYEISSQLIGEHHVYNLLAAATIAYNSGISGEKIARALNKAAAASKWRMARTDRADGVTVINDAYNANPESMAAALRTLAQLGRTVDPATGQPHRTWAVLGAMLELGDASVEEHDRIGRLVVRMNISKLIAVGDETKPIYNAAHLEGSWGNEATWVKTPEEAEQILRAEVRPGDIVLFKSSNGAKLGILGDQVAFAEYTFGAEEEQAPTWLSAGDFVETTDLSDHLAAYLDGAANGDRTSTEQTTNEG